The Lysobacter capsici genome has a segment encoding these proteins:
- the rlmM gene encoding 23S rRNA (cytidine(2498)-2'-O)-methyltransferase RlmM, whose translation MTESALLCWCRAGFEPELAAELNERAAIAGHPGYARTQRNSGYVEFIVEDANALSRALPWSQLIFARQKLVRIADLSDLNPADRITPMLAALDALGGSGLNVSMFGELLVEHPDSDEGKQLSGLARSFGNALRPALRKAGWLSKTDDARRPRLHVAFVAGDHAMLALSDPLDSSPWPLGIPRLRMHPDAPSRSALKLEEALLTFLDADERQRRVRDNMQAADLGAAPGGWTWVLMRNGMMVTSVDNGPLKQELIDSGRVDHLRADGFTWQPRRTLDWMVCDMVESPARVAERMATWFRENWCRQAIFNLKLPMKKRWEETRICLEAFEHQAHRPLIVRARQLYHDREEITVFATPK comes from the coding sequence ATGACCGAGTCCGCCCTGCTATGTTGGTGCCGTGCCGGCTTCGAGCCCGAACTCGCCGCCGAATTGAACGAACGCGCCGCGATCGCCGGCCATCCCGGCTATGCGCGCACCCAGCGCAACAGCGGCTACGTCGAGTTCATCGTCGAGGACGCCAACGCGTTGTCGCGCGCGCTGCCGTGGTCGCAGTTGATCTTCGCCCGGCAGAAACTGGTGCGCATCGCCGACCTGAGCGACCTCAATCCCGCCGATCGCATCACACCGATGCTGGCCGCGCTCGATGCATTGGGCGGCTCGGGCCTGAACGTGTCGATGTTCGGCGAGTTGCTGGTCGAGCATCCCGATTCCGACGAAGGCAAGCAGTTGTCGGGCCTGGCGCGCAGCTTCGGCAACGCGCTGCGTCCGGCGCTGCGCAAGGCCGGCTGGCTGAGCAAGACCGACGATGCGCGCCGTCCGCGCCTGCATGTCGCCTTTGTCGCCGGCGATCACGCCATGCTCGCGCTGTCCGATCCGCTCGACAGCTCGCCGTGGCCGCTCGGCATTCCGCGCCTGCGCATGCATCCCGATGCGCCGAGCCGTTCCGCGCTCAAGCTCGAAGAAGCGCTGCTGACCTTTCTCGACGCCGACGAGCGCCAACGCCGCGTGCGCGACAACATGCAGGCCGCCGACCTGGGCGCCGCGCCCGGCGGCTGGACCTGGGTGCTGATGCGCAACGGCATGATGGTGACCTCGGTCGACAACGGGCCGTTGAAGCAGGAGCTGATCGACAGCGGCCGGGTCGATCACCTGCGCGCCGACGGCTTCACCTGGCAGCCCAGGCGCACCCTGGACTGGATGGTCTGCGACATGGTCGAGTCGCCGGCGCGCGTGGCCGAGCGCATGGCGACGTGGTTTCGCGAGAACTGGTGCCGGCAGGCGATCTTCAACCTCAAGCTGCCGATGAAGAAGCGCTGGGAAGAAACCCGCATCTGTCTGGAAGCGTTCGAACATCAGGCCCATCGCCCGCTGATCGTGCGCGCGCGCCAGCTGTATCACGATCGCGAAGAGATCACGGTGTTCGCCACGCCGAAGTAA
- a CDS encoding MFS transporter, with protein sequence MPASPVPTGSASIESDSLERAPARRLDRKDARTLMLAALGGALEFYDFVIFVFLTETLRHLFFPPDMPGWLSTLQIYGIFAAGYLVRPIGGIVMAHFGDRTGRKRMFTLSVLLMALPTLCIGLLPVYAQIGVAAPLLLLALRIVQGIAIGGEVPGAWTFVAEHVPRGRVGFACASLSAGLTAGILIGSLISTAINTWFTHEQVLGGVWRAPFVLGGVFGFLAVYLRRWLSETPVFAAMRESRQLVRELPLKQVLRDHLGGVVLSMLVTWLLTAAIVVIILMTPTIVQQQFGIAPARAFFGNSLAAFCLTLSAIGGGLLVDWLGRGRALLIGSLGVLVSSFALYYDLNHGAEHFLALYALAGVFVGVVGVIPAVMVAAFPAPVRFSGLSFSYNVAYAVFGAATPPLIGGYLAPHLGGMAPAYYVMGVAVVGMAVAVYLLNTRRRFHED encoded by the coding sequence ATGCCCGCAAGCCCCGTCCCGACCGGCTCCGCTTCGATCGAATCCGACTCGCTCGAACGCGCCCCCGCCCGCCGCCTCGACCGCAAGGACGCGCGCACGCTGATGCTGGCCGCGCTCGGCGGCGCGCTCGAGTTCTACGATTTCGTCATCTTCGTCTTCCTGACCGAGACCCTGCGCCATCTGTTCTTCCCGCCCGACATGCCCGGCTGGCTAAGCACGCTGCAGATCTACGGCATCTTCGCCGCCGGTTATCTGGTGCGCCCGATCGGCGGCATCGTCATGGCCCATTTCGGCGACCGCACCGGGCGCAAGCGCATGTTCACCCTGAGCGTGTTGCTGATGGCGCTGCCGACCCTGTGCATCGGCCTGTTGCCGGTGTACGCGCAGATCGGCGTCGCCGCGCCGCTGCTGCTGTTGGCGCTGCGCATCGTCCAGGGCATCGCGATCGGCGGCGAAGTGCCGGGCGCGTGGACCTTCGTCGCCGAACACGTCCCGCGCGGCCGGGTCGGTTTCGCCTGCGCCAGCCTGTCGGCCGGGCTCACCGCCGGCATCCTGATCGGCTCGTTGATTTCGACCGCGATCAACACCTGGTTCACCCACGAGCAAGTGCTCGGCGGCGTGTGGCGCGCGCCGTTCGTGCTCGGCGGCGTGTTCGGTTTCCTGGCGGTGTACCTGCGCCGCTGGCTCAGCGAAACGCCGGTGTTCGCGGCGATGCGCGAGAGCCGGCAGTTGGTGCGTGAGCTGCCGCTCAAGCAAGTGCTGCGCGATCACCTGGGCGGCGTGGTGCTGTCGATGCTGGTGACCTGGCTGCTGACCGCGGCGATCGTGGTGATCATCCTGATGACCCCGACCATCGTGCAGCAGCAGTTCGGCATCGCCCCGGCGCGCGCGTTCTTCGGCAACAGCCTGGCGGCGTTCTGCCTGACCTTGAGCGCGATCGGCGGCGGCCTGCTGGTCGACTGGCTCGGACGCGGGCGCGCGCTGTTGATCGGTTCGCTCGGCGTGCTGGTCAGCAGCTTCGCGCTGTACTACGACCTCAACCACGGCGCCGAGCATTTTCTCGCGCTGTATGCGCTGGCCGGCGTGTTCGTCGGCGTGGTCGGAGTGATCCCGGCGGTGATGGTCGCCGCGTTCCCGGCGCCGGTGCGGTTCTCGGGGCTGTCGTTTTCCTACAACGTCGCCTATGCGGTGTTCGGCGCCGCCACTCCGCCGCTGATCGGCGGTTATCTGGCGCCGCATCTGGGCGGCATGGCGCCGGCTTATTACGTGATGGGCGTGGCGGTGGTGGGCATGGCGGTGGCGGTGTATCTGCTCAACACCCGGCGGCGGTTTCACGAGGATTGA
- the msrA gene encoding peptide-methionine (S)-S-oxide reductase MsrA — MPGIGAFKQRLPQREDALPGRAQELPLHNRHFVNGQPLRDAFAGLARVQFGMGCFWGAERKFWTVPGVVTTAVGYSGGYTPNATYREVCSGQTGHTEAVLVVYDPKQVAFEDLLKVFWESHDPTQGMRQGNDAGTQYRSAIYCEDESQYQAALASRDAFQVKLREAGFGDITTEIPEPPAPVFYYAEDEHQQYLAKNPMGYCGLGGTGVSCPIGVV; from the coding sequence ATTCCTGGCATAGGCGCGTTCAAGCAGCGGCTGCCGCAACGCGAGGACGCGTTGCCCGGGCGCGCGCAGGAACTGCCGTTGCACAACCGTCATTTCGTCAACGGCCAACCGCTGCGCGACGCCTTTGCCGGGCTGGCGCGGGTGCAGTTCGGCATGGGCTGTTTCTGGGGCGCCGAGCGCAAGTTCTGGACCGTGCCGGGCGTGGTCACCACCGCGGTCGGCTATTCGGGCGGTTACACGCCCAATGCGACCTACCGCGAAGTCTGCAGCGGCCAGACCGGTCACACCGAGGCGGTGCTGGTCGTGTACGACCCCAAGCAGGTCGCGTTCGAGGATCTGCTGAAAGTGTTCTGGGAAAGCCATGACCCGACCCAGGGCATGCGCCAGGGCAACGACGCCGGCACCCAGTACCGCTCGGCGATCTACTGCGAAGACGAAAGCCAGTACCAGGCCGCGCTGGCCAGCCGCGACGCGTTTCAGGTCAAGTTGCGCGAGGCCGGGTTCGGCGACATCACCACCGAAATTCCCGAGCCGCCGGCGCCGGTGTTCTATTACGCCGAGGACGAACACCAGCAGTACCTGGCCAAGAACCCGATGGGGTATTGCGGCCTTGGTGGGACCGGGGTGAGTTGTCCGATCGGGGTGGTGTGA
- a CDS encoding glutamine--tRNA ligase/YqeY domain fusion protein, giving the protein MAPEIPTDTAATSAVKQDFVRQIVRDDLASGKHQAIRTRFPPEPNGYLHIGHAKAIALDFGIAGEFGGRCNLRFDDTNPAKEDPEYVAAIQEDVRWLGFDWAELRHASDYFEVFYLAGEKLIRQGDAFVCDLSAEEVRAYRGSLNEPGRNSPYRDRSVEENLDLFRRMRAGEFADGARTLRAKIDMASGNINLRDPALYRIKKVAHQNTGDAWPIYPMYDFAHSLSDSCEGITHSLCTLEFEDHRPLYDWCVAKVDLPNSPELLAPLLAKGYPNEAAIPRQIEFSRANLNYTVMSKRKLMVLVQEGLVDGWDDPRMPTLQGIRRRGYTPASLRLFADRLGVSKQNSTIDYSVLEGCLREDLDAAAARRMAVIDPLKLVITNLDDAHEESLQFSNHPKDESFGSRQVPFSNQLWIEREDFEEVPPKGFKRLIPGGEVRLRGAGILRCDEVIKNDAGEIVELRGTLDPESRPGMAGADRKIKGTIHWVSARHAVEAEVRLYDRLFDVSAPDDDSDGKTYQDHLNPNSRRAVTGYVEPSAAQVAPEQALQFERVGYFVADRYDHSPGRPVFNRSVTLRDTWASKE; this is encoded by the coding sequence ATGGCCCCCGAAATTCCGACCGACACCGCCGCCACGAGCGCGGTCAAGCAGGATTTCGTCCGTCAGATCGTTCGCGACGACCTGGCCAGCGGCAAGCACCAAGCGATCCGCACGCGCTTTCCGCCCGAGCCCAACGGCTACCTGCACATCGGCCACGCCAAGGCGATCGCGCTGGACTTCGGCATCGCCGGCGAATTCGGCGGCCGCTGCAACCTGCGCTTCGACGACACCAACCCGGCCAAGGAAGACCCCGAGTACGTCGCCGCGATCCAGGAAGACGTGCGCTGGCTCGGTTTCGACTGGGCCGAACTGCGCCACGCCTCGGACTATTTCGAAGTGTTCTATCTGGCCGGCGAGAAGCTGATCCGCCAGGGCGACGCCTTCGTGTGCGACCTCAGCGCTGAGGAAGTGCGCGCCTACCGCGGCTCGCTCAACGAGCCCGGCCGCAATTCGCCGTACCGCGACCGCAGCGTCGAGGAAAACCTCGACCTGTTCCGGCGCATGCGCGCGGGCGAGTTCGCCGACGGCGCGCGCACCTTGCGCGCGAAGATCGACATGGCCTCGGGCAACATCAACCTGCGCGACCCGGCGCTGTACCGGATCAAGAAGGTCGCTCACCAGAACACCGGCGACGCCTGGCCGATCTACCCGATGTACGACTTCGCCCATTCGCTCAGCGATTCGTGCGAAGGCATCACCCACTCGCTGTGCACGCTGGAATTCGAAGACCATCGCCCGCTGTACGACTGGTGCGTGGCCAAGGTCGACCTGCCGAACTCGCCGGAACTGCTGGCGCCGCTGCTGGCCAAGGGTTATCCGAACGAAGCGGCGATCCCGCGCCAGATCGAGTTCTCGCGCGCCAACCTCAACTACACCGTGATGAGCAAGCGCAAGCTCATGGTGCTGGTGCAGGAAGGCCTGGTCGACGGCTGGGACGACCCGCGCATGCCGACCCTGCAGGGCATCCGCCGGCGCGGCTACACGCCCGCCTCGCTGCGTTTGTTCGCCGATCGTCTCGGCGTGAGCAAGCAGAACTCGACCATCGACTACTCGGTGCTCGAAGGTTGCCTGCGCGAAGACCTCGACGCGGCCGCGGCGCGGCGCATGGCGGTGATCGACCCGCTCAAGCTGGTCATCACCAACCTGGACGACGCGCACGAAGAGTCGCTGCAGTTCTCCAATCATCCCAAGGACGAGAGCTTCGGCTCGCGCCAGGTGCCGTTCTCGAACCAGCTGTGGATCGAGCGCGAGGATTTCGAGGAAGTGCCGCCGAAGGGCTTCAAGCGCCTGATTCCGGGCGGCGAAGTGCGCCTGCGCGGCGCCGGCATCCTGCGCTGCGATGAAGTGATCAAGAACGACGCCGGCGAGATCGTCGAACTGCGCGGTACCCTCGACCCGGAATCGCGTCCCGGCATGGCCGGCGCCGATCGCAAGATCAAGGGCACCATCCACTGGGTCAGCGCGCGTCACGCGGTCGAGGCCGAAGTGCGGCTGTACGATCGCCTGTTCGACGTGTCCGCGCCCGACGACGACAGCGACGGCAAGACCTACCAGGATCATCTGAACCCCAACTCGCGCCGCGCCGTGACCGGTTACGTCGAGCCGTCCGCGGCGCAGGTGGCGCCGGAGCAGGCGCTGCAGTTCGAGCGCGTGGGTTACTTCGTCGCCGACCGCTACGACCACAGCCCGGGCCGGCCGGTGTTCAACCGCAGCGTCACCTTGCGCGACACCTGGGCGTCGAAGGAATGA
- a CDS encoding DUF2007 domain-containing protein translates to MKVVYEAAHLIDAHLVRHALEDAGIPVFLRGEALLGGIGELPVFGAVQVCVPEAAWPRAREVVEALSLGDPPPDVADEPDPVGGLPPTGWLPA, encoded by the coding sequence ATGAAAGTCGTCTACGAAGCCGCTCATCTGATCGATGCCCATCTGGTCCGGCATGCGCTGGAGGACGCCGGGATTCCGGTGTTCCTGCGCGGCGAAGCCCTGCTGGGCGGGATCGGCGAGTTGCCGGTGTTCGGCGCGGTGCAGGTGTGCGTGCCCGAAGCCGCCTGGCCGCGGGCGCGCGAGGTGGTCGAGGCCTTGTCGCTGGGCGATCCGCCGCCCGATGTCGCCGACGAGCCGGACCCGGTCGGCGGCCTGCCGCCCACCGGCTGGCTGCCGGCCTGA
- a CDS encoding peptide-N4-asparagine amidase translates to MNPHLLRVGLISTGLLSAALAFAAPAHAADEFGSDWDDPRTADPTVARPDTRSCTVEILDTAFADFDWHPGTIAPPAACPGPWSKVVLEMDGQVKGVQYDRLGYLQIAGMTVLSTSTPEPSRDGIGWHVEKDISAYASLLKSPQAVRMYLGNVVNQTYTGVIYVQARVVFYTADRRHRALDSADVVAPLANERRDGADLIGDYTLPANATRWLGEVYATGSGGGCEEFWYFTAPPEANYSCPAQHGAYREVQVLIDGRVAGIAMPYPHIYTGGWSNPFLWYVIPAPRAFNIEPIRYDLTPFIGLVNDGRAHEVRFRVANLPDGASGWTLQPNLQAWTDARRGATGGRLLSYELTPLAAKSVYTALPDGTFKLDTRGGHRLRASGYVDTSKGREFTSIDRIVGNENLHTWGAEENPDGVKGEWNDTQTVTRIGRGLPTVAVQSQRFGLDGSISVVPSGDYQRIVTTMKIFDEANALQTPGLGQPLIAQATRNSFEGEAGWNYGVPRPERHATGHSTQRHRSVGTQGCYDHEIAQENGFIQLDRYRCGGAR, encoded by the coding sequence ATGAACCCTCATCTGCTTCGCGTTGGCCTGATTTCCACCGGCTTGTTGTCGGCCGCGTTGGCCTTCGCCGCGCCCGCCCATGCCGCCGACGAATTCGGCAGCGACTGGGACGACCCGCGCACCGCCGACCCGACCGTCGCGCGTCCCGACACCCGCAGTTGCACGGTCGAAATCCTCGACACCGCGTTCGCCGATTTCGATTGGCATCCCGGTACGATCGCGCCGCCCGCGGCCTGTCCCGGCCCGTGGAGCAAGGTCGTGCTGGAAATGGACGGCCAGGTGAAGGGCGTCCAGTACGACCGCCTGGGCTATCTGCAGATCGCCGGCATGACCGTGCTGTCGACCAGCACGCCCGAACCTTCGCGCGACGGCATCGGCTGGCATGTCGAAAAAGACATCAGCGCCTACGCCTCGCTGCTGAAATCGCCGCAGGCGGTGCGCATGTACCTGGGCAACGTGGTCAACCAGACCTACACCGGGGTGATCTACGTCCAGGCGCGGGTGGTGTTCTACACCGCCGACCGTCGCCACCGCGCGCTCGACAGCGCCGACGTGGTCGCGCCGCTGGCCAACGAACGCCGCGACGGCGCCGACCTGATCGGCGACTACACCCTGCCGGCCAATGCCACGCGCTGGCTCGGCGAGGTCTACGCGACCGGTTCGGGCGGCGGCTGCGAGGAATTCTGGTACTTCACCGCGCCGCCGGAAGCCAACTACTCCTGCCCGGCCCAGCACGGCGCCTACCGCGAAGTGCAGGTGCTGATCGACGGCCGCGTCGCCGGCATCGCCATGCCCTACCCGCACATCTACACCGGCGGTTGGTCGAACCCGTTCCTTTGGTACGTGATCCCGGCGCCGCGCGCGTTCAACATCGAACCGATCCGCTACGACCTCACGCCCTTCATCGGCCTGGTCAACGACGGCCGCGCGCACGAAGTGCGCTTCCGCGTCGCCAACCTGCCCGACGGCGCCTCGGGCTGGACCTTGCAACCGAACCTGCAGGCCTGGACCGACGCCCGCCGCGGCGCCACCGGCGGCCGTCTGTTGAGTTATGAACTCACTCCGCTCGCGGCGAAGTCGGTCTACACCGCCTTGCCGGACGGCACCTTCAAACTCGACACCCGCGGCGGCCATCGGCTGCGCGCGAGCGGCTATGTCGACACCTCCAAAGGCCGCGAATTCACCAGCATCGACCGCATCGTCGGCAACGAAAACCTGCACACCTGGGGCGCGGAGGAAAATCCCGATGGCGTGAAGGGCGAATGGAACGACACCCAGACCGTCACCCGGATCGGCCGCGGCCTGCCGACGGTGGCGGTGCAGTCGCAGCGTTTCGGCCTGGACGGTTCGATCAGCGTGGTGCCGTCGGGCGATTACCAGCGCATCGTGACCACGATGAAGATTTTCGACGAGGCCAACGCCTTGCAGACGCCGGGGCTGGGGCAGCCGCTGATTGCGCAGGCCACGCGCAACAGTTTCGAGGGCGAGGCGGGCTGGAATTACGGGGTTCCGCGTCCTGAGCGTCATGCGACGGGGCATTCGACGCAGCGGCATCGCAGTGTGGGGACGCAGGGGTGTTATGACCACGAGATCGCGCAGGAGAATGGGTTCATTCAACTCGATCGGTATCGCTGTGGCGGGGCGCGCTGA
- a CDS encoding nucleoside deaminase: MLTASVTLALPSWIDEVVDRKRAYLGDDDKVALAIELSRHNIELGTGGPFGAAVFDGNGLVVGVGVNRVVPQNCSVAHAEMMAFMCAQAAVSAFRLNEIGPMTLATSAQPCCMCYGASFWAGINNLLIGARSEDVMRLTEFDEGPLPADWVGELERRGIAVRRDLHRDAACDVLRRYGESGVSY, translated from the coding sequence CTGCTGACCGCCTCGGTCACCCTGGCGCTACCGAGCTGGATCGACGAAGTGGTCGACCGCAAGCGCGCCTACCTCGGCGACGACGACAAGGTCGCGCTGGCGATCGAACTGTCGCGGCACAACATCGAGCTGGGCACTGGCGGCCCGTTCGGCGCGGCGGTGTTCGACGGCAACGGCCTGGTGGTCGGGGTCGGCGTCAACCGCGTGGTGCCGCAGAACTGTTCGGTCGCCCACGCCGAGATGATGGCCTTCATGTGCGCGCAGGCCGCGGTCAGCGCGTTCCGGCTCAACGAGATCGGGCCGATGACCCTGGCCACCTCGGCCCAGCCGTGCTGCATGTGCTACGGCGCCAGCTTCTGGGCCGGCATCAACAATCTGCTGATCGGCGCGCGCTCGGAAGACGTGATGCGGCTGACCGAATTCGACGAAGGTCCGCTGCCGGCGGACTGGGTCGGCGAACTCGAACGTCGCGGCATCGCGGTACGCCGCGATCTGCATCGCGACGCGGCCTGCGACGTGCTGCGCCGTTATGGCGAGAGTGGCGTTTCCTACTGA
- a CDS encoding DMT family transporter — protein MNAAAHAPSSRTPLLQMLLGASVISSSAVFVKWVEIGPAASAFWRMALAAVILLVLLGQPWRRGRMRHWRPDGRVLGLVMLGAAFLALDLWLWHRSILYVGVGLSTLLANFQVFVLAGVGALFLGERAGWRLWVGLIMGLIGLGLLLAPGWESMDARFRLGVAFGLAAALAYGGFLLAFRAAQARRGPTPNEALQWWLCLGCAVMLGVSVPFGGETLLPASAHDWLILTAYAAIAQVLGWLVIGRAMPKLPAGVVGLCLLLQPLLAYVWDVLLFHKSLGAIELVGIGLSLAGIFLGLARGDQPLFSARQDA, from the coding sequence ATGAACGCCGCCGCTCACGCTCCTTCCTCGCGTACGCCGCTGCTGCAGATGCTGCTGGGCGCCAGCGTCATCAGCAGTTCGGCGGTGTTCGTCAAATGGGTCGAGATCGGTCCGGCCGCATCGGCGTTCTGGCGCATGGCGCTGGCGGCGGTGATCCTGCTGGTGCTGCTCGGCCAGCCGTGGCGGCGCGGCCGCATGCGTCACTGGCGCCCGGATGGCCGGGTGCTCGGTCTGGTCATGCTCGGCGCGGCGTTCCTGGCGCTGGACCTGTGGCTGTGGCATCGCAGCATCCTGTACGTCGGCGTGGGTCTGTCGACCTTGCTGGCGAATTTCCAGGTGTTCGTGCTGGCCGGCGTCGGCGCCTTGTTTCTCGGCGAGCGCGCGGGTTGGCGGTTGTGGGTCGGTTTGATCATGGGCCTGATCGGGCTCGGCCTGCTGCTCGCGCCGGGTTGGGAAAGCATGGACGCGCGCTTTCGCCTGGGCGTGGCGTTCGGTCTGGCCGCGGCGCTGGCCTACGGCGGTTTCCTGCTCGCGTTCCGCGCGGCGCAGGCGCGGCGTGGGCCGACGCCTAACGAGGCCTTGCAGTGGTGGCTGTGTCTGGGCTGCGCGGTGATGCTCGGGGTCAGCGTTCCGTTCGGTGGCGAGACCTTGTTGCCGGCGAGTGCGCACGACTGGTTGATCCTGACCGCGTATGCGGCGATCGCGCAGGTGCTGGGTTGGCTGGTGATCGGTCGGGCGATGCCGAAGCTGCCGGCGGGCGTGGTTGGTTTGTGTCTGTTGTTGCAGCCGTTGTTGGCTTATGTCTGGGACGTGTTGCTGTTCCACAAGTCGCTCGGGGCGATTGAGCTGGTCGGCATCGGGTTGTCGCTGGCCGGTATTTTTCTGGGATTGGCGCGAGGCGATCAGCCGTTGTTTTCGGCGCGGCAGGACGCCTGA
- a CDS encoding FAD-dependent oxidoreductase: MSRREVLDIVVVGAGVVGAAAALAFARDGFEVALVEAREPAPWSPEDPDLRVYAFAPDNAAFVDDLGVWSAVQAARLQPYRAMRVWDAAGGGELHFDADAFGRRELGWIVEHGVLVDRLWSALPAAGVRLHCPDAVEALEHDAADGVGVVLASGRRLRARLVVAADGAQSRLRELAGIEAPAHDYGQRGLVAYVDSELSHEATCWQRFLPGGPLAFLPTVGAPGARDRRSSIVWTLPNAEAERLLALDDAAFLDELERAFAGRLGALTGVSKRAAFPLRRQLAERYVAGRVVIAGDAAHVVHPLAGQGVNLGLRDISGLRGALAQARKRGLDIGSPARLQRWARERRSENALAAYGFDGLNKLFSNDDFAATMLRGPLLGLAGKLPPLTHYFWRRAAGV; encoded by the coding sequence ATGAGCCGGCGCGAGGTGCTGGACATCGTCGTGGTCGGCGCGGGCGTGGTCGGCGCGGCGGCGGCGCTGGCGTTCGCCCGCGACGGTTTCGAAGTGGCCTTGGTCGAAGCGCGCGAACCCGCGCCGTGGTCGCCCGAGGATCCGGACCTGCGCGTGTACGCCTTCGCGCCCGACAACGCCGCGTTTGTGGACGATCTGGGCGTGTGGAGCGCGGTGCAGGCCGCGCGGCTGCAACCGTATCGCGCGATGCGGGTGTGGGACGCGGCCGGCGGCGGCGAGCTGCATTTCGATGCCGACGCGTTCGGCCGGCGCGAGCTGGGCTGGATCGTCGAGCACGGCGTGTTGGTCGATCGGTTGTGGTCGGCCTTGCCCGCGGCCGGCGTGCGCCTGCATTGCCCGGACGCGGTCGAAGCCCTGGAACACGATGCCGCCGACGGCGTGGGCGTGGTGCTCGCCAGCGGACGTCGCCTGCGCGCGCGGCTGGTGGTCGCCGCGGACGGCGCGCAATCGCGGTTGCGCGAACTCGCCGGCATCGAAGCGCCGGCGCACGATTACGGCCAGCGCGGACTGGTCGCCTATGTCGACAGCGAACTGAGCCACGAAGCGACTTGCTGGCAACGCTTTCTGCCGGGCGGGCCGTTGGCCTTCCTGCCCACGGTGGGCGCGCCCGGCGCGCGCGACCGCCGCAGTTCGATCGTCTGGACCTTGCCCAATGCCGAAGCCGAGCGGCTGTTGGCGCTGGACGACGCGGCGTTCCTGGACGAACTCGAACGCGCCTTCGCCGGACGTCTGGGCGCCTTGACCGGCGTATCCAAGCGCGCCGCGTTTCCGTTGCGGCGGCAGTTGGCCGAGCGTTATGTCGCCGGCCGCGTGGTCATCGCTGGCGACGCGGCGCATGTGGTGCATCCGCTGGCCGGGCAGGGCGTCAACCTGGGGCTGCGCGATATCTCCGGTCTGCGCGGTGCGCTGGCGCAGGCGCGCAAGCGCGGCCTCGACATCGGCTCGCCCGCGCGACTGCAGCGCTGGGCGCGCGAACGCCGCAGCGAGAACGCGCTGGCGGCGTACGGGTTCGATGGCTTGAACAAGCTGTTCTCGAACGACGACTTCGCCGCGACGATGCTGCGCGGGCCGTTACTCGGACTGGCCGGCAAGCTGCCGCCGTTGACCCATTATTTCTGGCGGCGCGCGGCGGGGGTTTGA